A window of Borrelia sp. A-FGy1 contains these coding sequences:
- a CDS encoding glycoside hydrolase family 3 protein produces the protein MVNGIFSALLISILFSLNLYLLGNVPDIDYDYFEEDKSDLVSIENFLGKIDFKGILDNRNLFVGIRNIANPNAVQRFSKDELEKLKEINPIGIILFRENFKDAKQTKALIDSLKQYLGSDIFIAVDEEGGLVNRVSGNEKLGVYNFPSMESVGKTNDVHLAYKIGEVLGKQLVRLGINVNMAPVADLKFSAVSPLANRTFGHLVYNVGLMVESFIDAIQKQGVYAVVKHFPGLGGTKVDTHKEIALLPYSKNFLMRNNFVPFIYGKEAKFIMIGHVLAPSISKYITSMSKDIVDIIRYNLNISSIIITDAYDMGAIVNNFSIEDAVKTSLGSGIDVVLIPEGYQKLNKKNK, from the coding sequence ATGGTAAATGGAATATTTAGTGCTTTATTAATAAGCATATTATTTTCTTTAAATTTATATTTATTGGGGAATGTTCCTGATATAGATTATGATTATTTTGAGGAAGATAAGTCTGATTTAGTAAGTATTGAGAACTTTTTGGGAAAAATTGATTTTAAAGGCATCCTAGACAATAGAAATTTGTTTGTTGGTATTAGGAATATTGCAAATCCTAATGCTGTTCAAAGATTTAGTAAAGATGAACTTGAAAAACTTAAAGAGATCAATCCAATAGGTATTATTTTATTTAGGGAAAATTTCAAAGACGCTAAGCAAACCAAAGCTTTGATTGACTCATTAAAACAATATTTAGGCTCTGATATTTTTATTGCTGTTGATGAAGAAGGAGGTTTGGTTAATAGAGTTAGTGGAAATGAAAAACTGGGTGTTTATAATTTTCCTTCTATGGAATCTGTAGGTAAAACAAATGATGTGCATCTTGCATATAAAATTGGTGAAGTTCTTGGAAAACAACTTGTACGTTTGGGTATTAATGTCAATATGGCACCGGTAGCTGATTTAAAATTTTCAGCTGTTAGTCCTTTAGCTAATAGGACTTTTGGACATTTAGTTTACAATGTTGGACTTATGGTAGAGTCATTTATTGATGCGATACAGAAACAAGGAGTATATGCAGTAGTTAAACATTTTCCTGGACTTGGAGGGACTAAAGTGGATACTCATAAGGAAATAGCTTTATTGCCTTATAGTAAAAATTTTTTAATGAGGAACAATTTTGTACCATTTATTTATGGTAAAGAAGCAAAATTTATTATGATTGGTCATGTTTTAGCTCCTAGTATTTCTAAATATATAACTAGTATGTCAAAAGATATTGTAGATATTATAAGATATAATTTAAATATTAGTAGTATTATAATAACGGATGCATATGATATGGGAGCAATTGTGAATAATTTTAGTATAGAAGATGCAGTTAAAACTTCTTTAGGTTCAGGTATTGATGTCGTACTTATCCCAGAAGGATATCAAAAACTTAATAAAAAAAACAAATGA
- a CDS encoding UTP--glucose-1-phosphate uridylyltransferase translates to MIDKDFSRKMLDELNSNRLKLLNVSIKSFPDKSQENIFNIAGNAIKLKFKKQLVENNLKKYINNFSNFLKVEEDDFYIFTGDELESLGLALYPYLSFGILNGGSATSYVDILKNSDFNKELYLLYESKILEAKRAFKDLPKGITPAYLNKDGSYGFSFLELKIRHLLKLSKRYMDIYGVSLKPSIFQMTSFKTDAFISKFLDNIFYEDLVKSLNYSFLKKEDILTAIQPLVYCYRKLDNGQYVYFDYEMNGEKIILALPAGHGQNFRVLRDIYFKLYKSGKRFVYIGNIDNIGFTVNLKALAIMAIINSSSGFEFSVKTALDTKGGILIIDKDGRLTCVDIGGAISKEDVLKAEDRGDKILFNCATGLFNLEYLVKNIDRIIEEIPSRVIEQNKEIGQYFSIEQVTWEVVKLVDDPLIFEVNRENRFLPAKLFIDILIASCYLQDKFSYNISYIANYLNNSLNYLLKNDYGLVFRDGKWNI, encoded by the coding sequence ATGATAGATAAAGATTTTTCTAGAAAAATGCTTGATGAGCTTAATAGTAATAGGCTTAAACTTTTAAATGTTTCTATTAAAAGTTTTCCAGATAAAAGTCAAGAAAATATTTTTAATATTGCAGGGAATGCTATTAAATTAAAGTTTAAAAAGCAACTTGTTGAAAATAATTTAAAAAAATATATTAATAATTTTTCAAACTTTTTAAAAGTAGAAGAAGATGATTTTTATATTTTTACTGGAGATGAATTGGAAAGTTTAGGATTAGCTTTATATCCTTATCTTTCGTTTGGAATTTTGAATGGAGGATCTGCAACTAGTTATGTTGATATTTTAAAAAATAGTGATTTTAATAAAGAATTATATCTTTTATATGAGAGTAAAATACTTGAAGCTAAGAGGGCTTTTAAGGATTTACCAAAAGGAATAACGCCTGCTTATCTTAATAAAGATGGTAGTTATGGTTTTTCATTCTTAGAATTGAAAATTCGACATCTTTTAAAGCTTTCTAAAAGATATATGGATATTTATGGAGTAAGTTTAAAGCCTTCTATTTTTCAGATGACTAGCTTTAAAACAGATGCATTCATTTCTAAATTTTTAGATAATATATTTTATGAAGATTTGGTTAAGAGTTTAAATTATTCTTTTCTTAAAAAAGAAGATATTCTTACAGCTATTCAACCTTTAGTATATTGTTATAGAAAATTGGATAATGGCCAATATGTTTATTTTGATTATGAGATGAACGGGGAAAAAATTATATTGGCTTTACCTGCAGGACACGGACAAAATTTTAGAGTTTTAAGAGATATTTATTTTAAACTTTATAAATCTGGAAAGAGATTTGTGTATATTGGTAATATTGATAATATTGGGTTTACTGTTAATTTAAAGGCTCTTGCCATAATGGCTATAATAAATAGTTCTTCTGGATTTGAGTTTAGCGTTAAAACAGCATTAGATACAAAAGGAGGAATTTTAATTATTGATAAAGATGGTAGGCTAACGTGTGTTGATATTGGAGGAGCTATTTCTAAAGAAGATGTTCTAAAGGCTGAAGATAGAGGAGATAAAATTCTATTTAATTGTGCTACTGGTCTTTTTAATTTAGAATATTTAGTCAAAAATATAGATAGAATTATAGAAGAGATACCTAGTAGGGTTATTGAACAAAATAAAGAGATAGGTCAATATTTTTCAATTGAACAAGTAACTTGGGAAGTAGTAAAGTTAGTTGATGATCCCTTAATTTTCGAAGTTAATAGAGAAAATAGATTTCTTCCTGCAAAGTTATTTATTGATATTCTTATTGCTAGTTGTTACTTGCAAGATAAGTTTTCATATAATATTTCTTATATTGCTAATTACTTAAATAATTCTCTTAATTACTTGTTAAAGAATGATTATGGTTTAGTTTTTAGAGATGGTAAATGGAATATTTAG
- a CDS encoding phosphoglucomutase, with amino-acid sequence MLKQYTLNMINLKNAIDEMILSPSGFRKIFAKSKDENSTDCEINDDDKVLIAIITFTISNYLKNKPKKYINIGLDSRATGHIISEIIIKTLISNKNNIKFFGILPIPEILAYTKNSQNSKGFIYISASHNPKGYNGLKIGLEDGGVLNSKEINKIIYKIKSNVKKIFLIKKIIKNLKKFNTNKINLKLYETIIQKKTQNKAKSYKTYMQLMQKIIYSDIKNKKNIENIKENIKKNPIGIIGEMNGSSRINSIDREIIESFGLKFEFHNSQIGVFRHGMIPEGKSLSICKKILEKKFKEDNSFQLGYVPDCDGDRGNLVFINKIDKKSKIIEAQKLFALSVLSELSYLYHIGIKNNLAIVVNDATSLNIEKIAALFNAKVYRVEVGEANLTEMADILRGKGLIVRILGEGSNGGNIIYPSKVRDPLTTIFSIIKLLRIKELYKTWCKLSNNTYKENYNLDDILKTINFYSNIETSYEKAMLKLKVENQEILKTNYEKLLEKEIKNNNKLISDLLIDNFEIINYEGIKQNKTRTGDSSGGLKVLLKTAKNEIIATLWMRGSKTEPILRVLSEIKSDKQEKLLNLLEFNKELIQIAYSLM; translated from the coding sequence ATGCTAAAACAATATACACTAAATATGATAAATTTAAAAAATGCTATTGATGAAATGATACTATCCCCTTCAGGATTTAGAAAAATATTTGCGAAATCAAAAGACGAAAATTCAACAGATTGTGAAATAAATGATGATGATAAGGTATTAATTGCAATAATAACATTTACAATATCAAATTATTTAAAAAATAAACCAAAAAAATACATTAATATAGGACTAGACTCAAGAGCAACTGGACATATAATATCTGAAATAATAATAAAGACATTAATATCAAACAAAAATAATATAAAATTTTTTGGCATACTTCCAATACCAGAAATTTTAGCTTATACAAAGAATAGCCAAAATTCAAAAGGATTTATATACATTTCAGCCAGCCATAACCCCAAAGGATATAATGGACTTAAAATTGGTCTAGAAGACGGAGGTGTACTAAATTCAAAAGAAATAAATAAAATAATATACAAAATCAAATCAAATGTTAAAAAAATTTTTTTGATAAAAAAAATTATAAAAAATTTAAAAAAGTTTAACACAAATAAAATTAATTTAAAATTATATGAAACAATTATTCAAAAAAAGACTCAAAATAAAGCAAAATCTTATAAAACATATATGCAATTAATGCAAAAAATAATATATTCAGATATAAAAAATAAAAAAAATATTGAAAATATAAAAGAAAATATCAAAAAAAATCCTATAGGAATAATAGGAGAAATGAACGGCAGCTCTCGTATCAATTCAATAGATAGAGAAATTATTGAATCTTTTGGACTAAAATTTGAATTTCATAACTCCCAAATAGGAGTTTTTAGACATGGAATGATTCCTGAAGGTAAATCTTTATCTATATGTAAGAAAATACTAGAGAAAAAATTTAAAGAAGATAATTCTTTCCAATTAGGCTATGTTCCTGATTGTGATGGAGATAGAGGAAACTTGGTATTCATTAATAAAATAGATAAAAAATCAAAAATTATTGAAGCACAAAAGCTATTTGCATTATCAGTACTTTCAGAGCTTAGCTACCTTTATCATATTGGAATTAAAAACAATTTAGCAATTGTAGTTAATGATGCGACCTCATTAAATATTGAAAAAATAGCAGCTCTATTTAATGCAAAAGTTTATAGAGTTGAAGTTGGTGAAGCAAATTTAACAGAAATGGCAGATATCTTAAGAGGAAAAGGCCTGATAGTAAGAATTTTAGGAGAAGGTTCAAATGGTGGAAATATTATATATCCCTCAAAAGTTAGAGACCCTCTAACTACAATCTTTAGTATAATTAAATTATTAAGGATAAAAGAACTCTACAAAACATGGTGTAAGTTATCCAATAATACATATAAAGAAAACTATAATCTAGATGATATACTGAAAACAATAAATTTTTACAGTAATATAGAAACATCATATGAAAAGGCTATGCTAAAACTTAAAGTTGAAAATCAAGAAATATTAAAAACAAATTATGAAAAATTACTAGAAAAAGAGATCAAAAATAATAACAAACTTATTTCAGATTTATTAATAGATAATTTTGAAATAATTAATTATGAAGGTATTAAACAAAATAAAACAAGAACAGGAGATTCTTCCGGAGGACTTAAAGTTCTACTTAAAACTGCAAAAAATGAAATAATTGCAACTTTATGGATGAGAGGCTCAAAAACAGAACCAATATTGAGAGTGCTCAGTGAAATTAAATCCGATAAACAAGAGAAACTACTAAATCTATTAGAATTTAATAAAGAATTAATTCAAATTGCATATTCATTAATGTAA
- the trpS gene encoding tryptophan--tRNA ligase, whose protein sequence is MRKKVMLTGDRPTGSLHLGHYVGSIVNRLKYQEEYETYVVIADLHTLTTRPDLKSVNEISYNVREMVLDYLACGINPEKVHIYLQSAIPELLELNLILSMIVMVNRLKRIPSIKDMSVSAGLTEIPYGLLGYPVLMSADILMAKANLVPVGRDNEAHIELARELARKFNFLYGKNFFPIPEAIFTDSQSLVGIYGKNKMSKSLGNAIFLSDDENLIRKKVMSMFTDPKRVRSDIPGEVEGNPVFIYHDFFNDNPDELYELKTRYQKGTIGDVEVKERLFKVLNEFLKPIREKRAFFKTKKKYVDEIIFEGTNKTRKVAIEVIKGAKKIMGISKTWNGVRRNIEKSFKDSLNV, encoded by the coding sequence TTGCGAAAAAAAGTTATGCTTACAGGGGACAGGCCCACAGGATCTCTTCATCTGGGGCATTATGTTGGTTCTATTGTAAATAGATTAAAGTATCAAGAGGAATATGAAACTTATGTTGTTATAGCTGATTTGCATACTCTTACCACAAGACCAGATTTAAAGAGTGTTAATGAGATATCTTATAATGTTAGGGAAATGGTTTTGGATTACCTTGCTTGCGGAATTAATCCGGAGAAGGTTCATATATATTTACAATCGGCCATACCAGAGCTTTTAGAATTAAACTTAATACTTTCAATGATTGTTATGGTTAATCGTTTAAAAAGAATTCCTAGTATAAAAGATATGAGTGTTTCTGCTGGGCTTACTGAGATTCCTTATGGGCTTTTAGGCTATCCGGTGCTTATGAGTGCAGATATTTTAATGGCTAAAGCTAATTTAGTTCCAGTAGGACGTGATAATGAAGCTCATATCGAACTTGCAAGAGAGCTTGCTAGAAAGTTTAATTTTCTTTATGGAAAAAACTTTTTTCCAATTCCTGAAGCTATTTTTACAGATTCTCAATCTCTTGTGGGAATTTACGGCAAGAATAAAATGAGTAAGAGTCTCGGAAATGCAATATTTTTAAGTGATGATGAGAATTTAATACGTAAAAAAGTTATGTCTATGTTTACAGATCCAAAAAGGGTGAGATCAGATATACCGGGAGAAGTTGAAGGAAATCCTGTTTTTATTTATCATGATTTTTTCAATGATAATCCTGATGAACTTTATGAGCTTAAAACTAGATATCAAAAGGGTACGATTGGTGATGTTGAAGTTAAAGAAAGGCTTTTTAAAGTTTTAAATGAATTTTTAAAACCTATTAGAGAGAAGAGAGCTTTTTTTAAAACTAAAAAAAAATATGTCGATGAGATAATTTTTGAAGGTACAAATAAAACTAGGAAAGTTGCAATAGAGGTTATAAAGGGAGCTAAAAAAATAATGGGTATTTCTAAAACTTGGAATGGTGTGAGGAGGAATATAGAAAAATCTTTTAAAGATAGTTTAAATGTTTGA
- a CDS encoding AI-2E family transporter, whose product MALNLEPTDKLKFFKIQSVFYAIVLVIILISILKIAQTVFKPLSIAVVLGFLVYPIYTFLKRLLIPRVLIVLVIFFFLFLFSYLVFNFVYYSITILIKQLPYYQKQLIFIIRDIFDKYKIDSSIIGNIDFSGYIYPFLTRISNEIIGFASSLVVLFLLLYFLLSEIHIFDIKVRKAFGHSISERFFEALGTINNQISKYLVIKVFVSCLTGFLVFIGLTSFGQDFPLVWAVLTFVFNFIPSIGSILAVFFIVIAALVQFYPNLNLVLYILIYNTSLQVLIGNILEPKMQGHRLDISPFLLLCFLFFWGWLWGIVGLLIAYPFTVIIKVIVDNIAYLKPFSVFLSGSKMLSDIKNINNKLKSSKEEN is encoded by the coding sequence ATGGCTTTGAATTTGGAACCAACGGATAAGTTAAAATTTTTTAAAATTCAGTCTGTTTTTTATGCTATAGTATTGGTAATAATATTAATTAGTATTTTAAAGATAGCACAGACTGTGTTTAAACCTTTGTCAATTGCAGTAGTTCTTGGATTTTTAGTATATCCTATTTATACTTTTCTTAAAAGATTGCTAATTCCAAGAGTTTTGATCGTACTTGTGATTTTCTTTTTCTTATTTTTGTTTTCTTATTTAGTTTTTAATTTTGTTTATTATAGTATTACTATTTTGATAAAACAGTTGCCTTATTATCAAAAGCAATTAATTTTCATTATAAGAGATATTTTTGATAAATATAAGATAGATAGTTCTATTATTGGTAATATAGATTTTTCTGGATATATTTATCCTTTTTTAACTAGGATATCTAATGAAATTATTGGTTTTGCAAGTAGCTTAGTAGTTTTGTTTTTATTATTATATTTTTTGCTGTCAGAAATACATATTTTTGATATAAAAGTTAGAAAGGCATTTGGGCATTCTATTTCAGAGAGATTTTTTGAGGCTTTGGGTACAATAAATAATCAAATTAGTAAGTATTTAGTAATAAAGGTTTTTGTTAGTTGTTTAACAGGATTTTTAGTATTTATAGGGTTGACTTCGTTTGGGCAAGATTTTCCTCTTGTGTGGGCAGTACTTACATTTGTTTTTAATTTTATTCCAAGCATAGGGTCAATTTTGGCTGTATTTTTTATTGTGATAGCTGCTTTAGTACAGTTTTATCCTAATTTAAATTTGGTGCTTTATATATTGATATATAATACTTCTCTTCAAGTATTGATTGGAAATATTCTTGAGCCAAAAATGCAGGGACATCGCCTTGATATTTCTCCTTTTTTATTGCTTTGTTTTCTTTTCTTTTGGGGTTGGCTTTGGGGTATTGTAGGTCTTTTAATAGCATATCCTTTTACAGTAATTATAAAGGTTATAGTTGACAATATAGCTTATTTAAAGCCTTTCTCTGTATTTTTGAGTGGTTCAAAAATGTTAAGTGATATTAAAAATATTAACAATAAATTGAAAAGTAGTAAGGAGGAGAATTAA